A stretch of DNA from Jatrophihabitans endophyticus:
TCTGCACGGCGTTCTGGTCGAGGACGCGGGTGAGCGCGTAGCGCTGCAGCACCAGCAGCAGGACGGCGCCGGTGATGACGGCGATCGAGAACAGGGCCGTCGCCAGCAGGGTCAGCCGCGCGCGAAGGGACTGGCGGGCCCACCACTCGCGCGGCAGCACGAGGCCGCGGCCGACCAGCCGCGCCGCCTCGCTCGAGTTCATCGCCGGCTCGGGTGCTCGCGGGTCCGGGGCGTCACGCCTCGGCGGTGAGCCGGTACCCCGCTCCGCGCACCGTCTGCAGCGTCTGCCGGCCGAACGGCACGTCGATCTTGCGGCGCAGGTAGCCGACGTACACCTCGACGACGTTGGCGTCGCCGTCGTAGTTGGCGTCCCAGACGTGGTGCAGGATGTCGGCCTTGCTCACGGCGTCGCCGGCGCGGCGCATCAGGAACTCGAGCAGCGAGAACTCACGGGGCGTGAGCTCTACGCCGGTCTCGCCCCGGTGGACGGTGTGCGCGGCGGGGTCGAGCACCAGGTCGCCGACGGTCAGCGACGCGGGCCGCGGCTGCACGCCGCGCCGCAGCAGGGCGCGGATCCGGGCGAGCAGGACGACGAAGGAGAACGGCTTGGTCAGGTAGTCGTCGGCGCCGAGGTCGAGCGCGTCGGCCTCGTCGTACTCGCCGTCCTTGGCCGTCAGCATCAGGATGGGCACCCAGTTCTCGGCCGCGCGCAGCTGCTCGATGATCCGGTAGCCCGAGAGCTCCGGCAGCATGATGTCGAGGATGACGGCGTCGTAGGTCGTCTCCTGGGCCAGGTGCAGCCCGTCGGGACCGGTGTGGGCGACGTCGACGGTGAACCCCTCCGCGCCGAGACCGCGCTGCAGGGCCGAGGCCAACCGGATCTCGTCCTCCACGATCAGCAAGCGCACGCGCGGACCTCCCTCGTATCGGTCGACCTGTGGGTGTGCCGAGGGCACGTCAGCGGTCGGTGGACGCGGTTGTCAGACTGCCAGTGTGGACCTCGACAGCCACGGTCATACCTCAGCCCCACCACAGCGCCGTCTCTTCACCCTTGGCCCGGTGAACGTCCCTCCGGTCGTGCGGCGCCATCCGGCGCTGCGCTGGCTCGCCCCGCTCGCCGTCGTCGGCGTCGCCGGGCTCGCGGCCACCGGCGTCTTCCGGGCCCAGGCGACGTCCGAGTCGCTGCCGGCGACGTCGCCGAAGGCCATCATCGCCGCGGTGCAGTCACCGGAGCACAGCGGCTTCTCCGGCACCGTCGTCTCCCGGCTGTCGCTCGGCCTGCCCGAGCTGCCCTCCTTCGGCGGGGACGACGACGGCTCGTCGCTCGCCTCGCTGCTGACCGGCTCGCACACCCTGCGGGTCTGGTACGGCGGGGCCACCCAGCAGCGCATCGCGCTGCTCGGCGCCACCGACGAGACCGACCTCTTCCGCTCCGGCCGCCAGCTGTGGGAGTGGTCGAGTGCCGACCGGGTCGCGATCCACACGCTGCTGCCGGCCCGTCCCGCCGGCGCCGAGCAGCTGCCCGACCCCGCCACCACCCTGACCCCGTCCGGCGTGGCGAGCGGTGTGCTGCACGACCTCGATCCCACGACGAAGGTGTCGGTCCGCTCGAACGCCCGCGTCGCCAACCGCGACGCCTACGAGCTGGTCCTCGTGCCCCGCACCGCCGCGACGCGGGTCGGCTCCGTGCACATCGCCGTCGACGGCAAGACGAAGGTGCCGCTGGGGGTGCGGGTCTACGCCCGCGGCTCGCGGACGCCCTCGATCGACGTCGCCTACACCAGCATCAGGTTCGAGCGGCCGTCGCGGACGTACTTCTCCTTCACCCCGCCCTCGGGCGCGACCGTGCGCCACGTCGAGCTGGACCGGCACGGCAACGTCGACGCGAGCGGGACGGATCGTGCCGCCCGGCCGAAGCGGCATCGGCTGCAGGTCACGGGCAGCGGCTGGACGAGCGTGTGGAGCGCGCAGGTCGGCCGGGCCAGGGCCGCGAAGCTCACGCACGGCACGGCGCGTCAGCTCTCCACCCCGGTGTCGGGCAGTTGGGGTCGGGGCCGGCTGCTGAGCTCCGATCTGCTGAACGCGCTGGTCATCGACGACGGCCGGGTGTTCGCCGGCGCCGTCGAGCCGGACGCGCTCTTCGCGGCCGCCGCTAAGTAGCCCCGGGGCGGCAGATGACGTCGACGATGACGTCGGCGATCGCGTCGACCGGGCTGACGAAGCGCTTCGGCTCCGCCACCGTCGTCGACGGCCTCGACCTCGCCGTGCCGACCGGCTCGGTGTACGGCTTCCTCGGGCCCAACGGGTCGGGCAAGACGACCACGATCCGGATGCTGCTGGGGCTGGTGCTCCCGAGCTCGGGCACCCACCAGCTGCTGGGGCACGATTTCGCGAGTTCCGGCGCGATGTCCCTGGAACGCGTCGGGGCACTGGTCGAGGGGCCGGCGTTCCATCCGTACCTGTCCGGCCGCGCGAACCTGGCGCGGCTCGACGCCGCCGATCGGACCGCGAGCGCTCGCACCGCCACCGCGCGCATCGGCGAGGCCCTCGACCGGGTCGGGCTGGCCGCCGCGGCGCGCAAGCGCTACCGCGCCTACTCGCTCGGGATGCGGCAACGGCTCGGTATCGCCGCGGCCCTGCTGCGCCCCCGGGACCTGCTCGTCCTCGACGAGCCCACGAACGGTCTCGATCCGCAGGGCACCCGCGAGGTCCGGGCGTTGATCGACGAGCTGTCCCGCGGCGGCACGACGGTCTTCCTGTCCTCCCATCTGCTGAGCGAGATCGAGCACCTGTGCACCGAGGTCGGGGTGATGAGCGTCGGTCGGCTGGTGTGGCAGGGCAGCATGGCCGAGCTGCGCGGCCGGCAGCGCCCCGTGGTGCGGGTCGACACCGGGCAACCCGAGGCCGCCGAGCGGGTGCTGGCCGAGCACGACGTCGGTGACCTGCGACGCTCGGACGGCGCGGTGCACGGCACCGCCGGCGCCGCGCTGCAGCCCGAGCGGCTGGTGGCGGCGCTGGTCGCCGCCGGCGTCGGCGTGCGCGGCTTCCGGGTCGAGGCGCCGAGCCTCGAGGAGCAGTTCGTCGGGTTGACGGGAGAGGGGTTCGATGTCTCCGGTTGAGCTGCGCGCCCCCGCCCGGTTCCTGCGTTCCGAGCTCGGCATGGTCTTCGGCCGCCGCCGCAACGCCGTCCTGCTCTCGGTGCTCGGCCTCGTGCCGGTGCTGATCTGCGTGTCGGTGCGGGCCAGCGGACGGTCCGGCCGGGGCAGCACGATCTTCGGCGGCATCACCGAGAACGGCCTGTTCGCCGCCCTGGCCGCCCTGCTCGTGGCCGGGCCGCTGTTCCTGCCGCTGGTCGTGGCGGTCGTCGCGGGTGACGCCGTCGCCGGCGAGGCGCACTCCGGGACGCTGCGTTACCTGCTGAGCGTGCCGGTCGGTCGGACCCGGCTGCTGGCGGTGAAGTTCGCCGCCGCCGCGGCATGGTGCGTCGCGTGCGTCGCGGTGGTCGCGGTGCTCGGCGTGCTCGCGGGACTCGTGCTGTTCCCCTCCGGGGAGCTGACCCTGCTCTCCGGCCGTGCCGTCTCCTACACCGACGGCCTCGGCCGGCTGGCGCTGGTGTCGGCGTACGTCGCGGCCTCGTTGCTGATGGTGGCGGCGCTCGGGCTGTTCGTGTCGACCATGACCGAGGTGCCGATCGCCGCCATCGCGGCCACGCTCACCCTCACGATCGCGAGCCAGGTCGCCGACGCCGTCCCGCAGCTCGCCGTCATCCAGGGTTGGCTGCCGACCCACCGCTGGCTGCGGTGGGTCGACCTGCTGCGCGACCCCGTCGCCACCGACGGGATGGCGGCCGGCCTGCTCGTGACGCTCGGCTACGTGGCGCTGTTCGTCTCGCTGGCCTGGGCGCGCTTCGGCGGCAAGGACGTCACCAGCTGAGCGGTCGCTACCGGCCGCGGTCGAGGTGGTGGTACTCCTCGTTGGGACGCTGCCCGGTGGCCAGTGCCATCCGGTTGGTGAAGTTGTACATGCTGGCGATCTCGGCGACGTCCCAGATCTCGTGGTCGGTGAGGCCCACGTCGCGCAACCCGACGAGGTCGGCCTCGCTCATCTCGTGCGGACGGGCGGTGAGCTTCTCCGCGTACCCGCAGATGGCGGCGCGCCGCTCGTCGAGCCCGGCGTGCCGCCAGTTCGTCGCGACGTAGTCGGCGGTCAGCTCCGCCTCGGCCGTCCCACCCAGGGCGACCCGGAGCGCGTGCCCGTGGGACACGATGCAGTAGGTGCACCGGTTCCACGCGCTGACGACCACGGCGATCATCTCGCGGTCGGCCGCGTCGAGCCCCGGTGTCGGCTCGTGCAGCAGCTTGTAGTGCCCGAACCAGGCGGAGAGGCGCTCCGGTCGGTAGCTGAAGGCGCGGAACACGTTCGGCACGAAGCCGACCTGTTCGCGAGCCTTCGCGAACAGGCCCCGCAGCCGTTCGGGGAGCTCCGCCTCGTCGGGGACCGGGAAGAACCACGTCGCGCGCGCCATGCCCACGACGGTAGTGCTCGGCTCCCGGTGCCCGTGCCCTTCCCGATAGCATCACGCGGTGACCGAGCAGTCGACGGACGGTGGTGCGACGGGAGCGGACGCCGCCCTCGCGACGCTGCTGCCCCCTCTCGTCCACGAGGCGAGTGCCGCCGTGCTGGTGGTCGACCTGCAGCGGCGCGAGGTCACCTTCGCCAACGACCTGGCCCGGCAGCTGGCCCCCGAGCGCGACCTGCCGATCTCGGTGGACGACTGGTCGCAGGCCGCGGGGCTCGAGGACGTCACCGGCGGCCACCTGCCCGAGGGGCCGACCGAGTCGACCGTCAGCCCGGCGGAGTCCCTGCTGCGGGTGGCGCAGGGCGAGCCGGCGACCGGCGAGGCGATCACCGCGATGCGGGCGACCGCCGCCACCGACGCCCGCGAGGTGCTCTGGGTGCTCGGCCTGCCCCTCGACGGCGCGCCCGCGGCGCTCGCGAACCTGGCGCTGGTCGTGTTCCTGCCCGCGCGCAACGCCCGGCTGGTCGCGGGCGTGCAGGAGTCCGCCGCCGACCTGCGCGACCGCGCCGTGCTCGCGACGCGGGTCTCGTTCACGATCACCGACCCGAACGAGCCCGACGACCCGCTCGTCTGGGTCAACCCGGCGTTCTCGCAGACCACCGGATACACCTTCGACGAGGCGGTCGGGCGCAACTGCCGCTTCCTGCAGGGCGAGGGCACCGATCGCGAGATCATCGACCAGATCCGCGACTGCCTGCGCGAGGAGCGTCCGCTCACCACGACGTTGCTGAACTACCGCAAGGACGGCACGCCCTTCTGGAACGAGCTGTCGATCTCGCCCGTGCGTGACAGCGACGGTGCGGTGACGCACTTCGTCGGCGTGCAGGCCGACGTCACCGGCCGCGTCGAGGCGCAGCAGTCGCGTGACGACGCGTTGTCGCAGGTCGCGCGCGCCGCCGACCGGCTCGCGCTGCTCGCGGACTTCACGTCGCGGATGGCGATGAGCCAGCAGCCCACGCACATCCTGCAGCTGCTGGCCGACGCGCTGGTCCCGCAGGTCGGCACCTGGTGCGCCCTCTACACCCTGGACGACGCCGGGCACGTCTCGCGGCCGTACGTCATGCACGAGCGGGCCGACATCGACCCGGCGGTCGCCGACCTCGTCGAGTCGCTGACCGCGGTGGTGCCCGACCAGCTGCGCGGCAGCAGCCCCATCTGGCCGGTCCTGCGCGGCGAGGTCCGCGACGTGCTCATCCGCGACTACGAGGACACGCCGGCGTCGGAGACGGGGGCGGGCGACGACGAGCGCACCGCACTGCTGCGCCGGCTCGGTACCCGCAGCATCGTCGTGGTCCCCCTGCTCGCCCGCTCGGGGATCCTCGGCTGCGTCGCGCTCGTCGCCGACGAGTCGCGACCCCCGTTCGGCGAGACCGACCTCGCACTGGTCCAGGACCTCGCGGTGCGCGCCGGGCTGATGCTCGAGAACACCCAGCTCTACGCCCGCGAGCGCGCCGCCGCCGCGACGCTGCAGCGCAGTCTGCTGCCGCGACTGCCCCGACTCGACGGCGTCACCATCGCCGCCGAGTACATCCCCGCCGCCGACGAGGCCGCGGTCGGCGGTGACTGGTACGACGTCTTCGCCCTGCGCGGCGGGGCGGGTGTCGGCGTCGTCGTCGGCGACGTCATGGGGCACAACTTCGACTCCGCCGCCCGGATGGGCAAGCTCTCCACCATCGTCCGCTCCTACGGCTGGCCGGGCAGCGAGCCGCAGACCGTGCTCACCGCGGTCGACGAGCTGCTCGAGGGCGGCGGCCTGGACTTCCTGGCCACTTGCGTCTACGCGACGCTCAGCCTCGACGAGCGCGGTGCGCAGCTGCGCTACTCCAGCGCGGGTCACCCACCGGCGATCGTGCGCGGTCCCGACGGCGTGGTGCACGTGCTCGACGCCGCCCGGGGACCCATGATCGGCGTCTCGCGGCTGCTCGCGGACTCGACGCGTCCCGCCGACGCCGTCGTGTCCCTGGAGCGGGGCAGCACCCTCATCTGCTTCACCGACGGCCTCACCGACGCCTTCGGCCCGGAGCCGGACATGGACGAGGGGCTCGCCGAGCTGTGCCGGCTCGCCGCCGCCCTGCCACTGGACGCCTCGCCGCGCCAGCTCATCGAACGGCTGACCGCCGCGGCCGTGCGGCACTCCGACGACGTCGCCGTCGTCGCGATGCGCATCGACTGATCGCCTGCCCGTCGCCGTGGTCGCTGCGGCGCCCCGCGGAACGACCACCCGAGCGGGCAGGGCGGGTGGGGTCAGCCCAGCAGGGTGAGATCCAGCCGGCCGGTGCCGTCGTCGCCGACCGTGACGGGCAGTCCCCAGTCCTGCCGGGCCAGGTAGCACGCGGGATGGTCGGCGTCCGGCGCGTCGTCGCAGGAGGCGGCCTGGGCCGTGACGTGCAGGACGCCGGCGCCCGGCGCGAGCCGCAGCCGGCGCCGCAGGTCGGTGGACTCGCCGGCACCGTCGACGAGCAGTTCCGGTGGCGACGCGGTCACCGCCACCCGGACCGAGGGGCCGTAACGGTCGTCGAGCTTGCGTCCGGGCGGTACCCGGAAGAGCACGGCGAGCTCGACCTCGCCGGCTGCCACGGCGGTCGCCGGGCGCTCGGTGCGCTGCGCCGCGCCGGTGACGACCTCGTCGCCCAGGGGGGTGGCGGTGAGGCGGTGCCCGGCGGACTCCACGACGACGAGCGTGTCGCCGACGAGCAGGGCGGCCGACGGCTCGGCGAGGTCGCGAGCCAGCGTGGTGACGGCGTCGGTCGCCGGGTCGTAGCGCCGGACGGCGCCGTTGTAGGTGTCGAGGACGGCCGGGGAGCCGTCGGGCAACACGGTGACTCCGAGCGGGTGCTGGAAGCGCGCACTCGCCGCCGGGCCGTCCACGTGGCCGAAGTCGAACAGCCCCTCGCCGACCACGGTCCGGACGACGCCGTCGGTGTCGAGATGGCGCAGCGCGGAGGACTCGGCGTCCACGAACCACACCCGCTCGCCGGCCACGGCGAGCCCGGACGGCTGGGCGAGCCAGGTGTCGAGCGCGGCGCCGTCGCGCAGCCCCTCGACGGTGGTGCCGGCGAGCACCTCGGCGGTCCCGGCGACCGGGTCGACGGCCAGCAGCAGGTGGACGCCCGCGGCGGCGACGACGGCACGGTCGGCGGCCGGCCACCAGACGACGTCCCACGGCGAGAGCGCGAGCGGGATCGGGCCGGTGACGGTGAGCTCGTCGGCGAGCAGCGCCGGCAGGTCGAGGGTCGCGATCAGCGCACCGTCGGCGAGGCGGACGCCGCGCAGCACGTGCTGGGCGGTGTCGGCGACCAGGACGTCGTAGTCGGTGAGCCCCGCGGGCAGCAGGGCGAGCCCGTTCGGCTCGGCGAAGGGGGCGCCGCGCTCGCCGGTCCCGATGCGGCGCAGCTCGGTGGTGCCGTCGAGCTCGAGCTCGACCAGCTGGTGGTGGCCGGCGTCGGCGACGAGCAGCGAGTCCCGGTCGCGGCCGGTGCGCTGCGCGGGCAGCAGCACCGCATCGGCGGGGAAGCGCAGCGTTCCCGGGACGGGTGCCGGCGGGCGGTACGGGTCGTCGCCGCGCCGCAGCGTCCCGCGCGCCTCGTGCTCGGGCGCGAGGGTGTCGACGAGGGCGCCCAGGGCCTCGACCTGCCCCTCGCCGGCGGCCTGCGCGACCACGTACCCCTCCGGGTCGATCAGCACCAGCGTGGGCCAGGCGCGCACCGCGTACTGCTGCCACGTCGCGAGGCGCGGGTCGTTGACGACGGGGTGGTGCACCTCGTGGCGCTCGACGGCGGCCGCGAGCGCGGCCGGGTCGGCCTCGTGGGGGAACTTCGGCGAGTGCACGCCGACCACGGTCAGCACCTCGGCGTAGCGGCGCTCGAAGGGGCGCAGCTCGTCCAGCACGTGCAGGCAGTTGCCGCAGCAGAACGTCCAGAAGTCCAGCAGGACGAAGCGGCCCCGCAGGCCGGCGAGGGTCAGTGGCTCGGCTGAGTTGAACCAGTCGCCGGCCACCAGTTCCGGCGCCCGCACCCGCGGGCCTGTTCTCACGGCGTCCACGCCTGATGCAAGCCGCGGGCCGCCCGCGGTAATCCCGCGGACCGTCCCGCGTGGGTCAGCGGCTGTAGAAGCCGCTGCGGGCCGCGGCAGCGACGAGCTCCTGCTGCATGGCCGGCGACGCCTTGTCGAAGGCG
This window harbors:
- a CDS encoding peroxidase-related enzyme (This protein belongs to a clade of uncharacterized proteins related to peroxidases such as the alkylhydroperoxidase AhpD.); the encoded protein is MARATWFFPVPDEAELPERLRGLFAKAREQVGFVPNVFRAFSYRPERLSAWFGHYKLLHEPTPGLDAADREMIAVVVSAWNRCTYCIVSHGHALRVALGGTAEAELTADYVATNWRHAGLDERRAAICGYAEKLTARPHEMSEADLVGLRDVGLTDHEIWDVAEIASMYNFTNRMALATGQRPNEEYHHLDRGR
- a CDS encoding thioredoxin-like domain-containing protein — translated: MRTGPRVRAPELVAGDWFNSAEPLTLAGLRGRFVLLDFWTFCCGNCLHVLDELRPFERRYAEVLTVVGVHSPKFPHEADPAALAAAVERHEVHHPVVNDPRLATWQQYAVRAWPTLVLIDPEGYVVAQAAGEGQVEALGALVDTLAPEHEARGTLRRGDDPYRPPAPVPGTLRFPADAVLLPAQRTGRDRDSLLVADAGHHQLVELELDGTTELRRIGTGERGAPFAEPNGLALLPAGLTDYDVLVADTAQHVLRGVRLADGALIATLDLPALLADELTVTGPIPLALSPWDVVWWPAADRAVVAAAGVHLLLAVDPVAGTAEVLAGTTVEGLRDGAALDTWLAQPSGLAVAGERVWFVDAESSALRHLDTDGVVRTVVGEGLFDFGHVDGPAASARFQHPLGVTVLPDGSPAVLDTYNGAVRRYDPATDAVTTLARDLAEPSAALLVGDTLVVVESAGHRLTATPLGDEVVTGAAQRTERPATAVAAGEVELAVLFRVPPGRKLDDRYGPSVRVAVTASPPELLVDGAGESTDLRRRLRLAPGAGVLHVTAQAASCDDAPDADHPACYLARQDWGLPVTVGDDGTGRLDLTLLG
- a CDS encoding SpoIIE family protein phosphatase, whose protein sequence is MTEQSTDGGATGADAALATLLPPLVHEASAAVLVVDLQRREVTFANDLARQLAPERDLPISVDDWSQAAGLEDVTGGHLPEGPTESTVSPAESLLRVAQGEPATGEAITAMRATAATDAREVLWVLGLPLDGAPAALANLALVVFLPARNARLVAGVQESAADLRDRAVLATRVSFTITDPNEPDDPLVWVNPAFSQTTGYTFDEAVGRNCRFLQGEGTDREIIDQIRDCLREERPLTTTLLNYRKDGTPFWNELSISPVRDSDGAVTHFVGVQADVTGRVEAQQSRDDALSQVARAADRLALLADFTSRMAMSQQPTHILQLLADALVPQVGTWCALYTLDDAGHVSRPYVMHERADIDPAVADLVESLTAVVPDQLRGSSPIWPVLRGEVRDVLIRDYEDTPASETGAGDDERTALLRRLGTRSIVVVPLLARSGILGCVALVADESRPPFGETDLALVQDLAVRAGLMLENTQLYARERAAAATLQRSLLPRLPRLDGVTIAAEYIPAADEAAVGGDWYDVFALRGGAGVGVVVGDVMGHNFDSAARMGKLSTIVRSYGWPGSEPQTVLTAVDELLEGGGLDFLATCVYATLSLDERGAQLRYSSAGHPPAIVRGPDGVVHVLDAARGPMIGVSRLLADSTRPADAVVSLERGSTLICFTDGLTDAFGPEPDMDEGLAELCRLAAALPLDASPRQLIERLTAAAVRHSDDVAVVAMRID
- a CDS encoding LolA family protein — protein: MNVPPVVRRHPALRWLAPLAVVGVAGLAATGVFRAQATSESLPATSPKAIIAAVQSPEHSGFSGTVVSRLSLGLPELPSFGGDDDGSSLASLLTGSHTLRVWYGGATQQRIALLGATDETDLFRSGRQLWEWSSADRVAIHTLLPARPAGAEQLPDPATTLTPSGVASGVLHDLDPTTKVSVRSNARVANRDAYELVLVPRTAATRVGSVHIAVDGKTKVPLGVRVYARGSRTPSIDVAYTSIRFERPSRTYFSFTPPSGATVRHVELDRHGNVDASGTDRAARPKRHRLQVTGSGWTSVWSAQVGRARAAKLTHGTARQLSTPVSGSWGRGRLLSSDLLNALVIDDGRVFAGAVEPDALFAAAAK
- a CDS encoding ABC transporter permease, producing MSPVELRAPARFLRSELGMVFGRRRNAVLLSVLGLVPVLICVSVRASGRSGRGSTIFGGITENGLFAALAALLVAGPLFLPLVVAVVAGDAVAGEAHSGTLRYLLSVPVGRTRLLAVKFAAAAAWCVACVAVVAVLGVLAGLVLFPSGELTLLSGRAVSYTDGLGRLALVSAYVAASLLMVAALGLFVSTMTEVPIAAIAATLTLTIASQVADAVPQLAVIQGWLPTHRWLRWVDLLRDPVATDGMAAGLLVTLGYVALFVSLAWARFGGKDVTS
- a CDS encoding response regulator transcription factor, yielding MRLLIVEDEIRLASALQRGLGAEGFTVDVAHTGPDGLHLAQETTYDAVILDIMLPELSGYRIIEQLRAAENWVPILMLTAKDGEYDEADALDLGADDYLTKPFSFVVLLARIRALLRRGVQPRPASLTVGDLVLDPAAHTVHRGETGVELTPREFSLLEFLMRRAGDAVSKADILHHVWDANYDGDANVVEVYVGYLRRKIDVPFGRQTLQTVRGAGYRLTAEA
- a CDS encoding ABC transporter ATP-binding protein, producing MTSAIASTGLTKRFGSATVVDGLDLAVPTGSVYGFLGPNGSGKTTTIRMLLGLVLPSSGTHQLLGHDFASSGAMSLERVGALVEGPAFHPYLSGRANLARLDAADRTASARTATARIGEALDRVGLAAAARKRYRAYSLGMRQRLGIAAALLRPRDLLVLDEPTNGLDPQGTREVRALIDELSRGGTTVFLSSHLLSEIEHLCTEVGVMSVGRLVWQGSMAELRGRQRPVVRVDTGQPEAAERVLAEHDVGDLRRSDGAVHGTAGAALQPERLVAALVAAGVGVRGFRVEAPSLEEQFVGLTGEGFDVSG